One stretch of Pedobacter riviphilus DNA includes these proteins:
- a CDS encoding outer membrane protein assembly factor BamB family protein yields the protein MKYPILLLFAVLFSLSVKAQNFKYAFVTDTHVGSSTGEEDLNRTVADINALKDIDFVIITGDITEMGTNNELKLAKDILAKLNKPFHIIPGNHDTGWSESGGVSFIKEFGSDKFIFDHNGYRFIACASGPYVRMSDGHIPRDATVWLDSVLKASPKNMPIVFANHYPLDNSLDNWYEATDRLKKYNIQYAICGHGHNNHPYNFEGIEATMGRSNLRAKDSIGGYNIVTMTKDTVFFQVKKPTQEILPVWRKIALKTFQADSKKYNRPDFAINNKYPGTKEVWTYHSNANVVNTPTYTSNNVIFGNSLGLIESLNKNTGRKVWTFKTKGAIYSSPVAVGNMVIFGSGDGFIYALSAKTGKEIWHKETTNSVLGSPIVSGQQVYIGGSDSTFRALDIKTGKEIWAFNEVEGSIVGKPLIYQNKIIFGSWGRHLYALDINTGNLLWKWNNGQANRMFSPAMVTPVAYQGIVYIAAPDRYLTAIDVKNGSTLWRNKEATVRESIGQSADSTIIYGKTMQDEIVAYKAQAKDPGILWRYNVGFGYEHTPSMLIEKDGKVFFGTKNGVVYAIDPKQQSTVWAHKIDNSMINTVNVIEGKNILVSTMDGKVVWLKTN from the coding sequence ATGAAATATCCCATTCTTTTACTGTTTGCTGTCCTGTTCTCGCTCTCTGTAAAAGCCCAAAATTTTAAATATGCTTTTGTAACCGATACCCACGTTGGATCGTCAACAGGCGAAGAAGATCTTAACAGAACTGTTGCAGACATTAACGCATTAAAAGACATCGATTTTGTAATTATTACCGGTGATATTACCGAAATGGGTACCAATAATGAACTTAAACTCGCAAAAGACATCCTCGCCAAATTGAACAAACCCTTTCATATTATTCCAGGTAATCACGACACGGGTTGGTCGGAATCAGGAGGTGTGAGTTTCATCAAAGAGTTTGGTAGTGATAAGTTTATTTTTGATCATAATGGTTACCGTTTTATCGCCTGCGCATCGGGGCCTTATGTACGGATGAGTGACGGACATATTCCAAGGGATGCCACAGTTTGGTTAGACAGTGTACTTAAAGCTTCCCCTAAAAACATGCCCATTGTTTTTGCCAACCACTATCCTTTAGATAATAGTTTAGACAATTGGTATGAAGCGACCGACCGTTTAAAGAAGTACAATATCCAATATGCCATTTGCGGGCACGGGCATAACAATCACCCTTATAATTTTGAGGGCATTGAAGCCACAATGGGCCGTTCTAATTTACGGGCAAAAGATAGTATTGGAGGATACAACATTGTAACCATGACCAAAGACACTGTGTTTTTTCAGGTCAAAAAACCAACACAGGAAATTCTTCCTGTATGGCGAAAAATTGCACTAAAAACTTTTCAGGCTGATTCAAAAAAATATAATCGCCCTGATTTTGCAATCAACAATAAATATCCGGGCACGAAAGAAGTTTGGACTTACCACTCTAACGCCAACGTAGTGAATACACCAACCTACACTTCGAACAATGTTATTTTTGGAAACAGTTTGGGTTTAATTGAGTCATTAAACAAGAATACCGGAAGGAAAGTATGGACATTTAAAACCAAAGGTGCGATCTATTCATCACCGGTTGCTGTTGGCAATATGGTTATCTTCGGTTCAGGTGACGGCTTTATTTACGCATTAAGTGCAAAAACTGGAAAAGAAATCTGGCATAAAGAAACAACTAATTCGGTATTAGGTTCGCCGATAGTTAGTGGGCAACAGGTATACATAGGTGGCAGCGATAGTACCTTTAGGGCACTGGATATTAAAACAGGGAAAGAAATCTGGGCATTCAATGAAGTTGAGGGTTCTATCGTAGGCAAACCGCTTATTTATCAAAATAAAATTATTTTTGGATCGTGGGGCAGACATCTTTACGCACTCGATATCAATACAGGAAATCTGCTTTGGAAATGGAATAACGGCCAGGCAAACCGGATGTTTTCGCCGGCTATGGTAACGCCTGTTGCCTACCAGGGTATTGTTTATATTGCAGCCCCCGATCGTTATTTAACAGCTATTGATGTAAAAAATGGCAGTACACTGTGGCGGAACAAAGAAGCTACGGTTCGCGAATCGATCGGCCAATCTGCAGATAGTACCATCATTTACGGAAAAACCATGCAGGATGAGATTGTGGCCTATAAAGCACAGGCAAAAGATCCGGGCATTTTATGGCGCTATAATGTAGGCTTTGGATATGAGCACACACCATCAATGCTGATAGAAAAAGACGGAAAGGTGTTTTTTGGAACAAAAAACGGCGTTGTTTATGCAATTGACCCTAAACAACAAAGCACCGTTTGGGCGCACAAAATAGATAACTCGATGATCAATACGGTGAATGTAATCGAAGGTAAAAACATCCTTGTGAGTACTATGGATGGTAAAGTGGTTTGGTTAAAAACAAACTAA
- a CDS encoding TonB-dependent receptor plug domain-containing protein, translating into MKKKLLFLFLGVCFWVGQVFAQQVTISGKVTSADDGTPLPGVSVKVKGSTAGISTDSDGRYTIKATSDQVLIFVYIGSITEERHIGDNRVINVQLKQDAKTLNEVAITAFGVKQEVRSLGFSTQNVKAKEIVDSQQPNLVNAMQGKVAGVQITNSSGAPGSSANIMIRGGSSLSGNNQPLFVVDGIPVDNTTPVSQAGLAASTAPASNRAIDINPEDIESLTVLKGPAAAALYGIRAASGAIVITTKKGSGGAAKITYQNTFSLDNVNQLPELQGKYKQGEAGNFSATAPNSWGPNLQLMKRFTII; encoded by the coding sequence ATGAAGAAAAAACTACTATTCTTGTTTCTGGGAGTGTGTTTTTGGGTTGGGCAGGTATTCGCCCAGCAAGTCACCATTTCCGGTAAAGTAACATCAGCAGATGACGGTACGCCGTTGCCTGGTGTTTCTGTAAAGGTTAAAGGATCTACAGCCGGAATCAGCACTGATTCTGACGGGCGTTATACCATTAAAGCCACAAGCGATCAGGTTTTGATTTTTGTATATATCGGTTCGATAACCGAAGAACGTCATATTGGAGATAACAGGGTAATCAATGTTCAGCTAAAGCAAGATGCTAAAACGCTAAATGAGGTAGCCATAACTGCATTTGGGGTTAAGCAGGAGGTAAGAAGCTTAGGTTTCTCTACCCAGAACGTTAAAGCCAAAGAAATTGTCGATTCGCAACAGCCCAATCTGGTTAACGCGATGCAGGGAAAGGTAGCTGGTGTTCAAATTACCAATTCAAGTGGTGCACCTGGCTCTTCTGCAAATATTATGATCAGGGGAGGAAGTTCGCTGAGTGGAAACAACCAGCCACTTTTTGTGGTTGATGGTATTCCTGTTGACAATACTACGCCGGTAAGTCAGGCAGGGCTTGCAGCCAGTACTGCTCCGGCATCAAACCGCGCCATCGATATTAATCCTGAAGATATTGAGTCGTTAACAGTACTAAAAGGTCCCGCTGCTGCTGCACTTTATGGAATCAGGGCTGCCTCGGGTGCCATTGTAATTACCACCAAAAAAGGTTCTGGCGGCGCGGCAAAAATTACTTATCAGAATACTTTTTCGTTAGACAATGTAAATCAGTTACCAGAGTTGCAGGGTAAATATAAACAGGGCGAGGCTGGTAATTTCAGCGCAACTGCACCAAACTCCTGGGGCCCGAATTTGCAGCTAATGAAACGGTTTACGATAATCTGA
- a CDS encoding SusC/RagA family TonB-linked outer membrane protein: protein MRTDRTSVPQGSANGTMGALYWPRNDDMTNYLNPNGSQRVFPGGNDNPYWTIQNKPITSGINRFIGIANINYNPFSFLNLTYRLGTDLYTENFKAVRMPGTLEADALKGAIGQNTNTNQITTSTFIATAKKTFWDDYNFSLAIGNNIENTRVQTLTANAINFIDPTFPSINNTVATDRSVSETLNRRRIVGVFGDFNFDWKNIIYVNLRARNDWTSTIPVGDNAFFYPAISTSVVLTDLLKELKLKSDDQIFSYGKIRAAYSNVGKDAPPHVTTTSLAAVTNTFTINPRGFITNANNPFGNPMLVPEFTRAFEVGADLRFVKNRFGIDFTYYRSKSDNQILATRVPPSAGAFLTYLNGGAIQNKGIEVVLNAQAIVKKDFKWTIDINFAHNKSIVKELPGALDRVELSDAWVAANVAQGAGFLNGSLFGINGNVWKRNAQGQLLLGNNGYPQVQVAYANIGDRNPDFTSGITNTFNYKNFALSFMVDIRVGGDVFNATENSLVRSGLSTKTLDRGSKVFDGIIESTGLPSTLSVPLNQNYYQTIYASQGYDFVEDGSWYRLRYATLTYNMPSSFLAKTKLKGLAFTVTGRNLILITKYSGVDPEVSGSGAGVGGSGSFGFDNLGIPATRGIDMGLRLTF from the coding sequence GTGCGTACCGATCGTACTTCGGTGCCGCAAGGGAGTGCAAATGGCACTATGGGTGCGTTATATTGGCCACGTAATGATGATATGACCAATTATTTGAACCCGAATGGCTCGCAAAGGGTTTTCCCGGGAGGTAATGATAACCCTTACTGGACCATCCAGAACAAGCCGATTACCAGCGGCATTAACCGTTTTATAGGAATAGCAAATATCAACTACAATCCCTTTAGTTTTCTAAATTTAACCTATCGCCTGGGTACTGATTTATACACCGAGAATTTTAAGGCGGTACGCATGCCCGGTACTTTAGAAGCTGATGCACTTAAAGGAGCTATCGGTCAAAACACCAACACTAATCAGATCACCACCTCAACTTTTATTGCTACAGCAAAGAAAACTTTCTGGGATGATTACAATTTCAGCCTGGCTATTGGCAATAATATCGAAAATACAAGGGTGCAAACCTTAACGGCTAATGCCATCAATTTTATAGATCCAACTTTTCCAAGTATTAACAACACTGTCGCTACCGATAGGTCTGTTTCTGAAACCCTAAACCGTAGAAGAATTGTAGGCGTATTTGGTGATTTTAATTTCGACTGGAAAAACATCATTTATGTAAACCTAAGGGCACGAAACGACTGGACATCAACTATTCCGGTTGGCGATAATGCTTTTTTTTATCCGGCTATAAGTACTTCTGTTGTTTTAACGGATTTATTGAAAGAACTTAAACTGAAGTCGGATGATCAGATTTTTTCATATGGAAAAATCAGAGCGGCCTATTCCAATGTTGGTAAAGATGCACCGCCACATGTAACTACCACATCACTTGCTGCGGTTACCAACACTTTCACCATCAATCCTCGTGGTTTTATTACCAATGCCAATAATCCATTTGGTAACCCGATGCTGGTGCCAGAGTTTACCAGAGCATTTGAAGTGGGAGCAGATTTAAGGTTTGTTAAAAACCGCTTCGGGATCGATTTTACTTATTACAGAAGTAAATCAGATAACCAGATTTTAGCAACCAGGGTTCCGCCATCGGCAGGAGCTTTTCTTACCTACTTAAATGGTGGGGCCATCCAGAATAAAGGAATTGAGGTGGTGCTGAATGCACAGGCCATTGTTAAAAAAGATTTCAAGTGGACAATAGATATCAACTTTGCCCATAACAAGTCCATTGTGAAAGAGCTTCCGGGAGCTTTAGATCGGGTAGAGCTATCTGATGCCTGGGTAGCTGCCAATGTAGCTCAGGGAGCAGGATTCTTAAATGGAAGTTTATTTGGTATTAATGGTAATGTTTGGAAGCGGAATGCTCAGGGGCAGTTATTACTCGGTAATAATGGTTATCCACAGGTGCAAGTCGCCTATGCTAATATTGGAGACCGTAATCCTGATTTTACTTCAGGCATCACCAATACCTTTAACTATAAAAATTTTGCTTTATCCTTTATGGTTGATATCCGGGTAGGCGGAGATGTATTCAACGCAACTGAAAATTCATTGGTCCGTTCCGGTCTAAGCACAAAAACTTTAGATCGTGGGTCTAAAGTTTTTGATGGTATTATAGAATCTACCGGATTGCCAAGTACTCTGTCAGTCCCACTAAATCAAAATTATTACCAAACTATTTACGCTAGTCAAGGATATGATTTTGTTGAAGATGGCAGCTGGTATAGATTAAGGTATGCAACTTTAACGTATAACATGCCAAGCAGTTTTTTAGCTAAAACCAAACTTAAAGGTCTGGCATTTACAGTAACAGGTAGAAACCTGATCTTGATTACCAAATATTCGGGAGTAGACCCTGAGGTTTCGGGCAGTGGTGCAGGCGTTGGTGGATCGGGTTCTTTTGGGTTCGATAACCTTGGTATTCCTGCTACACGTGGAATAGATATGGGTTTAAGATTAACTTTTTAA